In Populus nigra chromosome 10, ddPopNigr1.1, whole genome shotgun sequence, the following proteins share a genomic window:
- the LOC133704475 gene encoding mitochondrial import inner membrane translocase subunit TIM17-2-like → MGTPETSREPCPDRILDDIGGAFGMGAVGGSAFHFLKGVHNSPSGARLMGGTQAVRMNAPRVGGSFAVWGGLFSAFDCSMVYLRQKEDPWNSIIAGAATGGFLSMRQGLGASARAAVFGGVLLGLIEGAGIMLNKVMGDQQSMPIMIDEDPIPAMAGGGPGGFPMGQAQEGESGSWFGGWFGGEKKKESTAASSKTEVLESFDAPPVPTFEYK, encoded by the coding sequence ATGGGGACACCTGAGACTTCTAGAGAGCCGTGTCCAGACCGGATTCTGGACGACATCGGCGGCGCTTTTGGAATGGGAGCTGTTGGCGGCTCGGCTTTCCACTTCCTAAAAGGCGTCCACAATTCTCCCAGCGGTGCACGTCTTATGGGCGGTACACAAGCCGTTCGAATGAATGCGCCGCGTGTCGGAGGCAGTTTTGCCGTGTGGGGAGGCCTCTTCTCCGCCTTTGACTGTTCGATGGTTTACCTCCGCCAGAAGGAGGATCCTTGGAACTCAATCATCGCCGGCGCCGCCACGGGAGGCTTTCTCTCCATGCGGCAAGGGCTTGGCGCCTCCGCTCGGGCAGCTGTATTTGGTGGCGTTCTTTTGGGTCTGATAGAAGGAGCTGGGATTATGCTCAACAAGGTTATGGGTGATCAACAGAGCATGCCTATCATGATTGATGAAGATCCTATCCCTGCTATGGCTGGTGGTGGGCCAGGAGGGTTCCCCATGGGCCAGGCCCAAGAGGGTGAGTCGGGTTCGTGGTTCGGTGGGTGGTTCGgtggagagaagaagaaggaatcgACGGCGGCTAGTAGTAAGACGGAGGTTTTGGAGAGTTTTGATGCACCACCTGTGCCAACTTTTGAGTACAAGTGA